A genomic region of Paenibacillus sp. PL2-23 contains the following coding sequences:
- a CDS encoding biotin-dependent carboxyltransferase family protein, with the protein MSIVIEKPGLLATLQDLGRYGYQKQGVVVGGAMDTAAARIANWLVGNDESEAVLELTLAGAELRIVKECWIAVCGGDMSPVTKRGEKVPQWRPVKAAAGAVIRFAGCRSGCRTYVALAGGLDAPLTLGSRSTYLRGGIGGLEGRALRAGDALTPRNEAAELRLDERTLAESEELRWPRWHAGGFAVAHMDIAEIRLMSGMHTDWLHEEARMRLEQEIFAVGRNSDRMGYRLDAGEGLSMTGDRPELLSEPVAMGTIQLPPDGSPIILMADRQTTGGYPRIGHVATVDLPVLAQLKPGDRLRLQRVSHAAAETLLLEDELEMLQLKGAIGLKLAGAVT; encoded by the coding sequence ATGAGTATAGTCATTGAGAAGCCCGGCTTGTTAGCTACGCTGCAGGATCTGGGAAGATACGGCTACCAGAAGCAAGGCGTTGTGGTGGGCGGGGCGATGGATACTGCCGCCGCCAGAATTGCGAACTGGCTGGTCGGCAATGACGAGTCGGAGGCGGTGCTTGAGCTTACGCTTGCGGGAGCTGAGCTGCGCATCGTGAAGGAGTGTTGGATCGCTGTATGCGGAGGCGATATGAGTCCGGTTACGAAGCGGGGCGAGAAGGTGCCGCAGTGGCGGCCGGTGAAGGCTGCCGCTGGAGCAGTTATACGATTCGCCGGCTGTCGAAGCGGGTGTCGGACTTATGTCGCGCTGGCGGGCGGGCTTGATGCGCCGCTCACGCTGGGAAGCCGCAGCACTTATCTTCGCGGCGGAATCGGCGGCCTGGAGGGACGCGCGCTGCGCGCCGGCGATGCCCTGACGCCAAGGAACGAGGCGGCTGAGCTACGACTGGACGAGCGCACCCTGGCGGAATCGGAGGAGCTCCGGTGGCCGCGATGGCATGCGGGAGGCTTTGCCGTTGCGCATATGGATATTGCGGAAATTCGATTGATGTCCGGGATGCATACCGATTGGCTGCATGAAGAAGCGAGGATGCGTCTAGAGCAAGAGATCTTCGCCGTGGGGCGGAACTCTGATCGAATGGGCTATCGGCTGGATGCTGGGGAGGGGCTGTCCATGACAGGGGATCGGCCTGAGCTGCTGTCGGAGCCGGTTGCGATGGGCACGATTCAGCTGCCGCCGGACGGCAGCCCCATCATTCTGATGGCCGACAGGCAGACAACGGGCGGCTATCCCCGAATCGGACATGTTGCCACGGTCGATCTGCCCGTCCTGGCGCAGCTGAAGCCAGGCGATCGGCTTAGGCTTCAGCGCGTCAGCCATGCGGCTGCGGAGACTTTGCTGCTGGAGGACGAGCTGGAGATGCTCCAGCTCAAGGGGGCGATTGGGCTGAAGCTGGCGGGTGCCGTCACTTGA
- the pxpB gene encoding 5-oxoprolinase subunit PxpB, producing MNKAYSITPLGDACVLLQLGDQPDEATFRQVMATAAYLEVDAFPGFIECVPAYASIAVHYHPMTVWRSRSIEERDCRSLYETVCRRIQGVLQPLARGEAAAGIADSRTVTIPVCYGGLYGPDLEEVAAHCNRAVEEVVRLHSSAEYLVYMIGFAPGFPYLGGMPPEIGAPRRATPRTLIPAGSVGIAGGQTGVYPLPTPGGWQLIGRTPLRLFRPEGDRPSLLQAGDRVRFEPITEAEYKRLERREGSTVHGAREEGCP from the coding sequence GTGAATAAAGCTTACAGCATTACGCCGCTAGGCGACGCTTGCGTGCTGCTTCAGCTCGGCGATCAGCCCGACGAGGCGACGTTCCGGCAAGTGATGGCGACAGCGGCATATTTGGAGGTGGACGCATTCCCTGGCTTTATCGAATGTGTGCCTGCTTATGCGTCTATCGCCGTACACTATCATCCCATGACGGTATGGCGGAGCCGTTCCATAGAGGAACGGGATTGCCGGTCTCTTTATGAGACGGTATGCCGCCGAATTCAAGGGGTGCTGCAGCCTCTGGCACGCGGCGAAGCGGCGGCTGGCATTGCGGATTCCAGGACCGTCACCATTCCAGTATGCTACGGCGGCTTGTATGGACCGGACCTGGAGGAGGTCGCGGCCCATTGCAACCGAGCTGTGGAGGAGGTTGTCCGGCTTCACAGCAGCGCCGAGTATCTGGTCTATATGATCGGCTTTGCCCCCGGCTTCCCCTATCTGGGCGGCATGCCGCCGGAGATTGGGGCTCCCCGCCGCGCGACGCCTCGAACGCTTATCCCTGCTGGAAGCGTGGGAATCGCTGGCGGCCAGACCGGCGTCTATCCGCTCCCCACGCCGGGCGGCTGGCAGCTCATTGGCCGAACGCCGCTCCGCCTGTTCCGGCCGGAGGGTGACCGTCCCAGCCTGCTTCAGGCTGGAGATCGAGTGCGGTTCGAGCCGATCACGGAGGCGGAATACAAGCGTTTGGAGCGCCGTGAAGGCAGCACGGTACATGGAGCTCGAGAGGAGGGCTGTCCATGA
- a CDS encoding 5-oxoprolinase subunit PxpA produces the protein MVRMDLNCDMGEGFGVYRSGNDEQLMRYITSANIACGYHGGDPATMRSTVRMALSHGVAIGAHPGLPDLAGFGRRRMEITPMEAYEMTVYQLGALMAFARAEGGGLSHVKPHGALYHMAAKDAALAEAIAEAVYKVDGSLLLFGLAGSELIRAGERIGLRAAREAFADRTYEEDGTLTPRTVEGAVLESSEAAAAQAVLLATEGKARTRQGSYVAVEADTICVHGDSPGALAHVIALRQALTEAKITIQAPGTL, from the coding sequence ATGGTTCGAATGGACTTGAATTGCGATATGGGAGAAGGGTTCGGCGTCTACCGTTCCGGCAACGATGAGCAGCTGATGCGGTATATTACGTCTGCGAATATCGCTTGCGGCTACCATGGAGGCGATCCGGCGACGATGCGATCCACGGTCCGAATGGCGCTGTCCCATGGCGTAGCGATAGGGGCGCATCCCGGCTTGCCAGATTTGGCCGGCTTCGGCAGGAGACGCATGGAGATAACGCCCATGGAGGCGTATGAGATGACGGTGTATCAGCTTGGGGCCCTTATGGCTTTTGCCCGAGCAGAGGGGGGCGGGCTGTCCCATGTGAAGCCTCATGGCGCTTTATATCATATGGCGGCCAAGGACGCTGCTTTGGCAGAAGCGATTGCTGAAGCGGTATACAAGGTGGACGGCAGCCTGCTCTTGTTCGGACTGGCGGGGAGCGAGCTCATACGCGCGGGGGAGCGCATCGGCTTGCGAGCGGCGAGGGAGGCGTTCGCGGACCGCACATACGAGGAGGATGGGACGCTGACTCCGAGAACAGTAGAAGGTGCGGTACTGGAGAGCTCCGAGGCAGCGGCGGCGCAAGCGGTTCTGCTGGCGACCGAAGGCAAGGCGCGTACTCGCCAAGGGTCATATGTAGCCGTCGAAGCGGATACCATCTGTGTGCATGGGGATTCGCCAGGCGCGTTGGCGCATGTCATCGCTCTCCGACAAGCGTTAACCGAGGCGAAAATAACGATTCAGGCGCCCGGAACCCTATAG
- a CDS encoding phosphodiester glycosidase family protein, whose amino-acid sequence MRVTIQTLNRTALLALAPFAGILIWLFSSTIAIELSQEAVPKLTEAGGASSAQVWTETAAGLDQANVTAVQTGEAIKKQLDLYQKTNSEMNGIAKTAAAQASRPLAIYDAKITARLGKPAATIQSSKLRAQLFYLKHDNFRSYAVKIQLKADGAMQMVMGGDQLGDAQTTLQAVTKHQAAVGVNAGGYADGGGKRYPLSTTMVEGEYVSGFQASFNDLFFVGLSENNKLIGGKFASREQLDAKKPQFGASFVPILLRSGVPQPIPLKWQTSPKRAPRTVIGNYRDDQLLIFVTDGYNEYGSSGATLAELQTLLKKYGVIDAYNLDGGGSSTLVFNGKLINKPSDGSMRKLPTHFLFFK is encoded by the coding sequence ATGAGAGTGACCATCCAAACCTTAAACCGGACGGCGTTGCTTGCCTTAGCCCCTTTCGCCGGCATACTGATCTGGCTGTTCTCCTCGACCATTGCCATTGAATTGTCGCAGGAAGCGGTACCTAAGCTTACGGAAGCCGGAGGAGCGTCCTCCGCTCAAGTATGGACCGAAACCGCGGCAGGTCTCGATCAGGCGAATGTGACTGCTGTGCAGACGGGCGAAGCCATCAAGAAGCAGCTTGATTTGTACCAGAAGACGAACTCGGAGATGAATGGGATCGCGAAGACCGCCGCAGCTCAGGCTTCGCGCCCGCTGGCTATTTACGATGCCAAGATAACGGCCCGGCTGGGCAAGCCTGCTGCGACGATCCAGTCCAGCAAGCTTCGGGCGCAGCTGTTCTACTTGAAGCACGACAACTTTAGAAGCTATGCGGTCAAAATACAGCTAAAAGCCGACGGCGCGATGCAGATGGTCATGGGGGGCGACCAGCTTGGCGATGCCCAGACGACGCTTCAAGCCGTCACCAAGCATCAAGCCGCAGTAGGCGTCAACGCCGGCGGCTATGCCGACGGCGGAGGCAAGCGGTACCCGCTCAGCACAACAATGGTAGAGGGCGAATACGTATCGGGCTTTCAGGCATCCTTCAACGATTTGTTTTTTGTGGGTCTCAGCGAGAACAACAAGCTGATCGGAGGCAAGTTCGCCAGCCGCGAGCAGCTCGACGCGAAGAAGCCGCAGTTCGGCGCTTCCTTCGTGCCGATCCTGCTTCGCAGCGGCGTTCCGCAGCCGATTCCGCTCAAATGGCAGACAAGCCCGAAGCGAGCGCCGCGTACAGTTATCGGGAATTACAGGGATGATCAGCTGCTTATCTTCGTAACGGACGGCTACAACGAATACGGCAGCTCCGGCGCCACGCTTGCGGAGCTGCAGACGCTGCTGAAGAAATATGGCGTCATCGATGCCTACAATCTGGATGGCGGCGGCTCGTCGACGCTTGTCTTTAACGGCAAGCTCATCAATAAGCCCTCTGACGGCTCGATGAGAAAGCTGCCGACTCACTTCCTATTCTTCAAGTGA